One genomic region from Thermoleptolyngbya sichuanensis A183 encodes:
- a CDS encoding dienelactone hydrolase family protein, which produces MPRQTPLLSSPTQWVQVPNGDLQIDAYLAMPAGDGPFPAVVVIQEIFGVNEHIRDVTERVAGLGYVAIAPAIYQRLAPGFEAGYTPEDVKQGRVYKEQTKREDLLSDIQAAIAFLHALPQVKPGGVGCIGFCFGGHVAYLAATLPEVVATASFYGAGITTWCPGNGIPTVSYTPDINGTIYLFFGKEDASIPQEQVDQIESTLQENYIAHRVFRYDGAGHGFFCDRRPDYRPEAAADAWEKVQQLFQQLQTDSDTDSAL; this is translated from the coding sequence ATGCCCCGCCAGACACCACTCCTCTCTAGCCCGACGCAATGGGTGCAGGTTCCCAACGGCGATTTGCAGATTGATGCTTATCTGGCGATGCCTGCGGGCGACGGGCCGTTTCCGGCGGTGGTGGTGATTCAGGAGATTTTTGGGGTGAATGAGCATATCCGCGACGTGACAGAGCGCGTTGCAGGGCTGGGCTATGTGGCGATCGCCCCTGCCATTTATCAGCGACTTGCGCCGGGGTTCGAGGCGGGCTACACGCCAGAAGACGTGAAGCAGGGACGGGTTTACAAAGAGCAGACGAAGCGAGAAGACCTGTTGAGTGATATCCAGGCGGCGATCGCCTTTTTGCACGCGCTGCCCCAGGTCAAACCCGGCGGTGTTGGCTGCATCGGCTTTTGCTTTGGCGGGCATGTGGCGTATCTGGCGGCGACGCTGCCAGAAGTCGTGGCTACTGCATCTTTCTACGGGGCGGGCATCACCACCTGGTGTCCTGGCAATGGCATTCCCACCGTCAGCTACACGCCAGATATCAACGGCACGATCTATCTATTCTTTGGCAAAGAGGATGCCAGCATTCCCCAAGAGCAGGTAGATCAAATCGAATCGACCCTCCAGGAAAACTACATCGCGCATCGCGTCTTTCGCTATGACGGTGCGGGGCACGGCTTCTTCTGCGATCGCCGGCCCGACTATCGGCCCGAAGCGGCTGCTGATGCTTGGGAAAAAGTCCAGCAGCTTTTTCAACAGCTTCAGACCGACAGCGACACCGATAGCGCTTTGTAG
- a CDS encoding FIST signal transduction protein produces MRWVNALSTRPSLEAAVREVVARSQAQLGSPADLGLVFISSTFASEYPRLLPLLSEVLDLPVLVGCGGGGIVGMAGPDSIQEIQEIEGETALSLTLARLPGVKLHAFHLSAEDLPDLDSPPDAWAELVGVDPAERPNFILMAEPVFSSINDLLQGLDYAYPGAIKVGGLTDGSGMGHGNLFCNGKLYRDGVVGVALSGNLVMETIVAQGCRPIGQPFRVVEGDRNIMIKIAPEAAQPGSTPDSTPLEALQELLQDLSEEDRELAQHSLFVGIAQSEFKQQLEQGDFLIRNLLGVDPRAGAVAIGDRVRPGQRIQFHLRDADASATDLETLLRRYQAQSGQTSAAGALMFSCLGRGEGLYGKPNFDSALFRRYITQAPVSGFFCNGEIGPVGSTTFLHGYTSVFCICRARQA; encoded by the coding sequence ATGCGATGGGTCAATGCATTATCCACGCGCCCGTCTCTAGAAGCGGCAGTGCGAGAAGTGGTAGCGCGATCGCAAGCGCAGTTGGGTTCCCCTGCCGATCTGGGATTGGTCTTCATCTCATCCACCTTTGCCAGCGAATATCCCCGCCTGTTGCCCCTACTCAGTGAGGTGCTGGATCTGCCTGTGCTGGTGGGCTGTGGCGGCGGCGGCATTGTGGGAATGGCCGGCCCCGACTCGATCCAGGAAATTCAGGAAATCGAAGGCGAAACCGCCCTCAGCCTCACCCTCGCCCGCCTCCCAGGGGTCAAGCTCCACGCCTTTCACCTGTCTGCGGAAGACTTGCCCGACCTGGATAGCCCGCCTGATGCCTGGGCTGAGTTGGTCGGCGTTGATCCAGCCGAACGTCCCAACTTTATCCTGATGGCGGAACCTGTGTTTTCTAGCATTAACGACCTGCTGCAAGGGCTGGACTATGCCTATCCGGGCGCAATCAAAGTGGGGGGTCTGACGGACGGCAGCGGGATGGGGCATGGCAACCTGTTTTGCAACGGCAAGCTCTACCGAGACGGCGTGGTAGGCGTGGCGCTGAGCGGCAACCTGGTGATGGAAACCATTGTGGCGCAGGGCTGTCGGCCCATTGGCCAGCCGTTTCGCGTGGTGGAGGGCGATCGCAATATTATGATTAAGATTGCGCCAGAAGCCGCCCAACCTGGTTCCACCCCCGACAGCACGCCGCTAGAGGCGCTGCAAGAGCTACTGCAAGACCTCAGCGAAGAAGACCGGGAGCTGGCCCAGCATTCGCTGTTTGTCGGCATTGCCCAGAGTGAGTTCAAGCAGCAGCTCGAGCAGGGCGATTTTCTGATTCGCAATTTGCTGGGGGTCGATCCCCGCGCTGGAGCAGTGGCCATTGGCGATCGCGTCCGTCCGGGCCAGCGCATCCAGTTTCACCTGCGCGATGCCGATGCCTCGGCGACAGACCTGGAAACCCTGCTGCGCCGCTACCAGGCCCAGTCTGGGCAAACGTCTGCTGCCGGAGCGCTAATGTTCTCCTGCTTGGGGCGCGGCGAAGGGCTGTATGGCAAGCCGAACTTCGACTCCGCTCTGTTCCGACGCTACATCACCCAAGCGCCGGTCAGCGGCTTTTTCTGCAATGGCGAAATTGGCCCCGTCGGCAGCACAACATTTCTGCACGGCTATACATCGGTGTTTTGCATTTGCCGTGCCCGGCAGGCGTGA
- a CDS encoding DNA double-strand break repair nuclease NurA: MTLKPSQILQLLDARREQFTAFDRSAVQRLQSYWAALRQFSQLSDEGRSHLLAQYPGDDLGARPIESLAHAPQCVLPCQLQWDNREQSLAWARDRLLNVTTFAVDGSQIYPGKDLSIPVALVQIGWYENHHRPSGAYEKDVAVDLMTPQDLREGGKGDPVDRRVNMRRFQLETRRLTEYIQGRKEQLQNLSEKTLVFLDGSMVASFAEPFDEANQQFYVDCLLPLLHASEAQRVPLVAYIDTSYADDLVRMLRLLYDLEPADAIHDAQILNALMRWGDRTPLFLCERPGILSRYGHHRRRIAFTYLKTTRDTYPARLELPLWVVEAGLADTVIDWVRAEVIAGGGYPYAIETADQTAVLQVGDRQLFFRLLQEWADKQGLDLRFSRKMVSKARRR, translated from the coding sequence ATGACGCTCAAGCCTTCCCAGATTTTGCAACTGCTGGATGCTCGACGGGAGCAGTTCACCGCGTTTGATCGGTCAGCAGTGCAGCGGTTGCAGAGCTACTGGGCGGCGCTGCGCCAGTTTTCTCAGCTTTCCGACGAGGGGCGATCGCACTTGCTGGCCCAATATCCGGGCGATGACTTGGGCGCACGACCGATCGAGAGCCTGGCCCATGCGCCGCAGTGCGTGTTGCCCTGCCAACTCCAGTGGGACAACCGAGAACAGAGCTTGGCCTGGGCCCGCGATCGCCTGCTGAATGTCACCACCTTTGCCGTTGATGGGTCGCAGATTTACCCCGGCAAAGACCTGTCGATTCCTGTGGCGCTGGTGCAAATTGGCTGGTATGAAAATCATCACCGTCCCAGCGGAGCCTACGAAAAGGACGTGGCGGTAGACCTAATGACCCCGCAGGATTTGCGCGAGGGCGGCAAGGGCGACCCAGTGGATCGGCGGGTGAATATGCGTCGATTTCAGCTTGAAACGCGGCGGCTGACGGAGTATATCCAGGGCCGAAAAGAGCAATTACAGAACCTCTCCGAGAAAACGCTGGTGTTTCTGGACGGGTCGATGGTGGCCAGCTTTGCAGAACCGTTTGACGAGGCAAACCAGCAGTTTTATGTAGATTGTCTGCTGCCGCTGCTGCACGCCAGCGAAGCTCAGCGAGTGCCCTTGGTGGCCTATATCGACACGTCCTATGCCGATGACCTAGTGCGGATGCTGCGGCTGTTGTATGACCTGGAGCCAGCCGACGCGATTCACGACGCGCAGATTTTGAACGCGCTGATGCGCTGGGGCGATCGCACGCCGCTGTTTCTCTGCGAGCGGCCGGGCATTTTAAGTCGCTATGGCCACCATCGCCGCCGGATTGCCTTTACGTATTTAAAGACCACCCGCGACACCTACCCGGCTCGGCTGGAACTCCCGCTGTGGGTGGTGGAGGCGGGCTTGGCGGACACTGTGATTGACTGGGTGCGGGCGGAGGTGATTGCGGGCGGCGGCTATCCCTACGCCATCGAAACGGCGGATCAGACTGCGGTGCTGCAAGTGGGCGATCGCCAGTTGTTCTTTCGCCTTTTGCAAGAATGGGCCGACAAGCAGGGGCTAGACCTGCGCTTTTCTCGCAAGATGGTAAGCAAGGCCCGGCGGCGCTAG
- a CDS encoding DMT family transporter, which produces MSNAEQNLEPQMTDLAAGSAVGSTDLEWQAAAESSAGQTGQSSPADWQAAAALGLALFGISIGSIFFVAAGREMSPNAIALNRLIIAAIVFAGLNGIQAVRQPDLILELRKTNPPKVLDGLLLLAAGVCFALSLVLLAWSFTQTSVAKASLFTHMMPLFTTLGAWLVLGRRFSRRFLIGMMVAVVGAIAIGIDDFGGGDNSLWGDAAALGVALLFATEILIMEQLRSRFSVPLLAMGECAIGSLLLLPTVLLQGESPLPPSGTSAAAVVGLALMTQMGGHGLITYSLKRFSAGVVSVVLLAVPMISAGLALVAFSQTISLMDAIAFAVVLTGIYLSITK; this is translated from the coding sequence TTGAGTAACGCAGAACAAAATCTGGAGCCGCAAATGACCGATTTGGCGGCAGGTTCGGCAGTTGGCTCGACGGATCTGGAATGGCAGGCCGCGGCCGAGTCTTCGGCGGGCCAGACCGGACAAAGCAGCCCCGCAGACTGGCAGGCGGCCGCAGCGCTGGGGCTGGCCCTATTTGGTATTTCCATTGGCTCTATCTTTTTTGTGGCGGCGGGGCGCGAGATGAGTCCCAACGCGATCGCCCTCAATCGTCTGATCATCGCGGCGATCGTCTTTGCTGGGCTAAACGGGATTCAGGCAGTGCGCCAGCCCGATTTGATTCTGGAGCTTCGTAAGACCAATCCACCAAAAGTTTTGGACGGGCTGCTGCTGCTGGCGGCGGGCGTTTGCTTTGCGCTGTCGCTGGTGCTGCTGGCCTGGTCGTTTACCCAGACCAGCGTTGCCAAAGCCTCGCTGTTTACCCACATGATGCCGCTGTTCACCACGCTGGGCGCATGGCTGGTGCTGGGGCGGCGGTTTAGCAGGCGATTTTTGATTGGCATGATGGTGGCGGTGGTCGGGGCGATCGCCATTGGCATCGACGACTTTGGCGGCGGCGACAACAGCCTGTGGGGGGATGCGGCGGCCCTGGGCGTGGCGCTGCTGTTTGCCACCGAAATTTTGATTATGGAACAGTTGCGATCGCGCTTTTCGGTACCCCTGCTGGCAATGGGCGAATGCGCGATTGGCAGTCTGCTGCTGCTGCCCACTGTGCTGCTCCAAGGCGAATCGCCCCTGCCCCCAAGCGGAACGAGCGCGGCGGCCGTCGTGGGGCTGGCGCTGATGACGCAAATGGGTGGCCACGGGCTGATTACCTACAGCCTCAAGCGGTTTTCGGCGGGCGTGGTGTCGGTGGTGCTGCTGGCGGTGCCGATGATTTCCGCAGGGCTGGCGCTGGTGGCGTTTTCGCAGACCATTAGCCTGATGGATGCGATCGCCTTTGCGGTCGTGCTGACAGGCATTTATCTGTCCATTACCAAGTAA
- a CDS encoding NF041680 family putative transposase, protein MIFNELQQFRQTLYASLGNARDALFDLMDAVLVSACIVSFVRLSQSPVFRRQWSSTYEALRDSRLPRSKVLKLLVQQIPTQQQPLLAGDASRWNRPAARRLKDRTLSGRTGHAPIAGQNYSTLAWIAEDRGSWALPLRHERITSFETPASKAAFQLKQVTRQLAVRPLAIYDRGYGNASFVNQTAGIEADLLLRVTSNRCVYGAPPAYRGRGAPAKHGHKMKLNDPDTWSVPVETVEVDDPNWGRVRVSRWSAYHFRKSPKRAMEVLRVEVLETQSSTRRLAPLWLVWLGEQMPPLETLWLHYLRRFAIEHWYRFAKQRLYWTHPQFSSVSATEQWSSLMPLLSWQLWLARKDCTDHPLPWQAPQETLTPGRVAQAFAGILAAIGTPAPAPKPRGKSPGRGKGHKPTPRPCYPMVKKRASKRKTSEQSLNSPVATAA, encoded by the coding sequence ATGATTTTCAACGAACTTCAGCAATTTCGCCAAACGTTGTATGCCAGCTTGGGAAACGCCAGAGATGCCCTGTTTGATCTGATGGATGCCGTGTTAGTGAGTGCGTGCATCGTGTCGTTTGTGAGGCTATCGCAGAGTCCTGTCTTTCGTCGCCAGTGGTCGAGCACCTATGAAGCGTTGCGCGATAGCCGCCTACCCCGATCAAAGGTGCTGAAGCTGTTGGTGCAGCAGATACCGACTCAGCAGCAACCGTTGTTGGCAGGTGATGCGAGTCGGTGGAACCGTCCTGCTGCCAGGCGTTTGAAAGACCGCACCTTATCAGGCAGAACAGGACATGCCCCGATAGCCGGACAAAACTACAGTACCTTAGCCTGGATTGCTGAAGACAGGGGCAGTTGGGCATTACCATTGCGGCATGAGCGCATCACCAGCTTTGAAACACCCGCCAGTAAAGCGGCATTCCAACTCAAACAAGTGACTCGGCAGTTAGCGGTGCGTCCGTTGGCGATCTACGACCGAGGGTACGGCAATGCCAGTTTTGTCAACCAAACGGCAGGGATTGAGGCAGACTTGCTGCTGCGGGTTACATCCAATCGATGTGTCTATGGCGCGCCCCCAGCGTATCGAGGGCGAGGCGCACCTGCCAAGCATGGACATAAGATGAAACTCAATGACCCTGACACTTGGAGTGTCCCGGTCGAAACCGTTGAAGTCGATGATCCCAACTGGGGACGAGTGCGGGTCAGTCGTTGGAGTGCATACCATTTCCGCAAATCCCCCAAACGGGCAATGGAAGTGTTGCGCGTGGAGGTGCTGGAGACACAGAGCAGCACGCGACGCTTGGCTCCTTTGTGGTTAGTTTGGCTGGGTGAGCAGATGCCTCCGTTAGAAACCCTGTGGTTGCACTACCTCCGTCGCTTTGCCATTGAACACTGGTATCGCTTTGCCAAGCAGAGGCTATATTGGACACATCCCCAGTTCAGTTCTGTATCGGCAACCGAACAGTGGAGCAGCCTGATGCCGTTGCTCAGTTGGCAGTTGTGGTTAGCGCGAAAGGACTGTACTGACCACCCCTTGCCCTGGCAGGCACCGCAAGAAACGTTGACTCCGGGTCGGGTCGCACAAGCGTTTGCAGGCATTTTGGCAGCGATTGGCACCCCTGCTCCTGCGCCTAAACCTCGTGGTAAATCGCCAGGACGAGGCAAGGGGCACAAGCCAACTCCTCGTCCCTGCTATCCGATGGTCAAAAAACGAGCCTCGAAACGCAAGACATCCGAACAATCCCTGAACAGTCCGGTTGCAACAGCAGCTTAA
- a CDS encoding DUF6464 family protein codes for MVALLILMIGLTPSLVSLWIMRQADAQAQERLRHALEAIAHRGLPSLQPTPDLRYIEGIGLLIGDFTCRYNARSRYLRCAINPSGPCEGCRQYDPVIPDESVMLDS; via the coding sequence ATGGTTGCGCTGCTCATTTTGATGATTGGACTCACCCCCTCACTGGTGTCGCTCTGGATCATGCGACAAGCCGATGCCCAGGCTCAAGAGCGACTGCGCCATGCGCTAGAGGCGATCGCCCATCGAGGACTCCCCTCCCTCCAGCCCACGCCAGACCTGCGCTACATCGAAGGCATCGGGCTGCTGATTGGAGACTTTACCTGTCGCTACAACGCGCGATCGCGCTACCTCCGCTGCGCCATCAACCCGTCGGGCCCCTGCGAAGGCTGCCGACAATACGACCCGGTGATTCCCGATGAGTCGGTGATGCTCGATTCCTGA
- a CDS encoding ShlB/FhaC/HecB family hemolysin secretion/activation protein: MQKIGQTIAAAGVWVLLGFRWGGMSGGAIALAQAVPPQFAPTQPERNRLPAPTLPAVPLSPEAQAPILSPPDGFPQPLPTDEAVQIPIRQIEVLGSMVFTEADFAPIVQPYEGRSLTLADLREVADQLTQLYLDQGYLTSRAILGDQLVADGVVQYRIVEGSLERIEVEGTNRLHPDYVRSRILLGATTPLNQARLEDQLRLLRLNPLFETVEASLRAGSGLGQSILVVRVTEARPVTGFVSVDNYSPPGVGSERLGMELVARNLTGWGDELSGTYYRSTTGGSSSFDFAYRLSLNPMDGTVQLRYAPSEYRITDPEFVNLDLSGSADEYELSFRQPLFKTPREEFALSLSLLHRDGSSFFSDNRFFDNFLLKSESTSLIAFGQDFVRRDASGAWALQSTLNVGVGLLDADVGGDRDSLFVYWLGRAQRVQILQPGNVLIVQADVQLSGDRLPASQQLAIGGGQSLRGYRQNALLGDSGFRVSVEDRITLGRNEAGESVFQVAPFVDAGTVWVNGDGDDSPFLVGAGVGLLWEALPRLNLRLDFAIPITEFDGAGENAQDRGFYFSVDYRF, encoded by the coding sequence ATGCAGAAGATTGGGCAGACCATTGCTGCTGCTGGCGTTTGGGTGCTGCTGGGGTTCCGGTGGGGCGGGATGTCAGGTGGGGCGATCGCTCTGGCCCAGGCGGTTCCGCCCCAGTTTGCGCCGACCCAGCCAGAGCGCAATCGCCTGCCCGCGCCGACCCTACCAGCCGTTCCCCTGTCGCCCGAAGCGCAAGCCCCTATCCTGTCGCCTCCCGATGGGTTTCCCCAACCGCTGCCGACGGATGAAGCAGTGCAAATCCCCATTCGGCAAATTGAGGTGCTGGGCAGTATGGTGTTTACCGAAGCAGACTTTGCGCCAATTGTGCAGCCCTACGAAGGGCGATCGCTCACCCTGGCCGATCTGCGCGAGGTTGCCGATCAGTTGACCCAGCTTTATCTCGACCAGGGCTACCTGACCTCGCGGGCCATTCTGGGCGACCAGCTTGTGGCCGATGGCGTGGTGCAATACCGCATTGTGGAGGGCAGCCTGGAGCGCATTGAGGTCGAAGGAACCAATCGTCTCCATCCGGACTATGTGCGGAGCCGCATCTTGCTGGGGGCAACCACGCCGCTGAATCAGGCGCGACTGGAAGACCAACTGCGGCTTCTACGGCTGAATCCGCTGTTTGAAACCGTTGAGGCCAGCCTGCGGGCGGGCAGCGGGCTAGGTCAGAGTATTCTGGTGGTGCGCGTGACGGAGGCGCGCCCCGTCACTGGCTTTGTCAGCGTAGACAACTATTCGCCCCCTGGCGTTGGCTCCGAGCGGCTGGGTATGGAGCTGGTGGCCCGCAACCTGACGGGCTGGGGCGACGAGCTTTCGGGAACCTACTACCGCAGCACCACGGGTGGATCGAGCAGCTTCGACTTTGCCTATCGCCTATCGCTCAACCCGATGGACGGCACGGTGCAACTGCGCTACGCCCCCAGCGAATATCGCATCACTGACCCAGAATTTGTAAACCTCGACCTCAGCGGCAGCGCCGATGAATATGAACTCAGCTTTCGCCAGCCCTTGTTCAAAACGCCCCGCGAAGAATTTGCTCTGTCGCTGAGTCTGCTGCACCGGGATGGCAGCTCGTTTTTTAGCGACAATCGCTTTTTTGACAATTTTTTGCTCAAGAGTGAATCCACCAGCCTGATTGCCTTTGGGCAGGATTTTGTGCGGCGGGATGCGTCGGGGGCCTGGGCGCTGCAATCGACGCTGAATGTGGGCGTGGGGCTGCTGGATGCGGATGTGGGGGGCGATCGCGACAGTTTGTTTGTCTATTGGCTGGGACGGGCGCAGCGGGTGCAGATTTTGCAGCCGGGGAACGTGCTGATTGTGCAGGCGGATGTACAGCTTTCGGGCGATCGCCTCCCGGCCTCGCAACAGTTGGCGATCGGCGGCGGACAATCCCTGCGGGGCTATCGGCAAAATGCGCTGCTGGGCGACAGCGGCTTTCGCGTCTCGGTGGAAGATCGCATCACGCTGGGGCGCAACGAAGCGGGCGAATCGGTGTTTCAGGTCGCGCCGTTTGTGGATGCGGGAACCGTTTGGGTGAATGGCGACGGCGACGACAGCCCGTTTCTCGTCGGGGCAGGCGTGGGGCTGCTGTGGGAAGCACTGCCCCGGCTCAACCTGCGGCTGGACTTCGCCATTCCCATCACCGAGTTTGACGGCGCAGGCGAAAACGCCCAGGATCGCGGGTTCTACTTTTCCGTAGACTATCGGTTCTAA
- a CDS encoding cob(I)yrinic acid a,c-diamide adenosyltransferase — MTRAGVGIRTAQQRSERILGQIHVYDGAGKGKSQAALGVVLRSIGLGIRTSAQTRVLLLRFLKGPGRTYDEDAAIEALQRGFPHLIDQVRTGRAEFFGPDNITRFDKQEAQRGWDVAKGAIASGLYSVVVLDELNPVLDLGLLSIDDVVRTLKNKPEDLEIIATGRGAPPPLLDIADLHSEMKPHFHPNAATHGIEGIEIYTGAGKGKSTSALGKALQAIGRGISQDKSHRVLIMQWLKGGAGYTEDAAIAALHQSYPNLVDHQRCGRDAIVWRGQQQELDYVEAERGWEIARAAIASGLYKTIILDELNPTVDLELLPQQPIIQALLRKPRDTEVIITGRCKNPPAYFDLASIHSEVFCHKHYAEKGIDLKRGVDF, encoded by the coding sequence ATGACAAGAGCGGGTGTTGGCATTCGGACGGCGCAGCAGCGCAGCGAGCGCATCCTGGGGCAAATTCACGTCTACGACGGCGCGGGCAAAGGCAAGTCGCAGGCCGCGCTGGGCGTGGTGTTGCGCTCGATTGGGCTGGGCATTCGCACGTCGGCGCAAACCCGGGTGCTGCTGCTGCGGTTCCTCAAAGGGCCGGGGCGCACCTACGATGAAGATGCCGCTATCGAAGCGCTCCAGCGGGGCTTTCCCCATCTGATTGATCAGGTGCGGACGGGGCGGGCAGAGTTCTTTGGCCCCGACAATATCACCCGATTCGACAAGCAGGAGGCACAGCGCGGCTGGGATGTGGCCAAGGGGGCGATCGCCTCTGGGCTATATTCTGTCGTCGTGCTAGACGAGCTTAACCCTGTGCTGGATCTGGGGCTGCTGTCGATTGATGACGTGGTTCGCACGCTGAAAAATAAGCCCGAAGATCTGGAAATCATCGCCACCGGGCGCGGCGCACCCCCGCCCCTCCTGGATATTGCCGACCTGCACTCAGAAATGAAGCCCCACTTTCATCCCAACGCCGCCACCCACGGCATCGAGGGCATCGAGATTTACACGGGGGCAGGCAAGGGCAAGTCCACTAGCGCCCTGGGCAAGGCGCTCCAAGCAATCGGGCGCGGGATCAGCCAAGACAAGTCGCATCGCGTGCTGATCATGCAGTGGCTCAAAGGCGGCGCAGGCTATACCGAAGATGCGGCGATCGCCGCGCTGCACCAGAGCTATCCCAACCTAGTAGATCATCAGCGCTGCGGCCGCGATGCCATCGTCTGGCGCGGACAGCAGCAGGAGCTAGACTACGTGGAAGCCGAACGGGGCTGGGAAATTGCGCGGGCGGCGATCGCCTCTGGGCTTTACAAAACCATCATTCTCGACGAGCTAAACCCCACAGTAGATCTAGAGCTATTGCCCCAGCAGCCGATTATCCAGGCGCTCCTGCGAAAACCCCGCGATACGGAAGTGATCATTACCGGCCGCTGCAAAAATCCTCCGGCCTATTTCGACTTAGCCAGCATCCACTCCGAGGTCTTTTGCCACAAGCACTACGCCGAAAAGGGCATCGACTTGAAGCGCGGGGTTGACTTTTAG
- a CDS encoding Calvin cycle protein CP12 — protein MSDIQAKIQQERQEARKVCELKGDGSAECAAAWDAVEELQAEASHQRDKEVEKTSLEQYCDDNPEAAECRVYDN, from the coding sequence ATGAGCGATATCCAAGCCAAAATTCAACAAGAGCGCCAAGAAGCTCGCAAAGTCTGTGAACTCAAGGGCGACGGATCTGCCGAGTGTGCTGCCGCATGGGATGCAGTTGAGGAACTTCAGGCAGAAGCCTCCCACCAGCGCGACAAGGAAGTAGAGAAGACTTCGCTGGAGCAATACTGCGACGACAACCCCGAAGCCGCAGAGTGCCGCGTCTACGACAACTAG
- the fraC gene encoding filament integrity protein FraC, with protein sequence MFASVLPLRAIAFQILFLLMAIAIESHVFAVQLTLPPKQTNGISPQQSVQIAATLNLLTAIAGWFVFFSVQPLLSPLLKQQLLGFIFFDQWSADAAFPAILAGFLTFFASFAVKLLGLSALEWLLLSPAEWAALREASSPRYRSGQGLLRDKDRDKKPPTNLSNTLLAANAFSYTAILAVLFARRIVDEVILRVG encoded by the coding sequence ATGTTCGCATCTGTCTTGCCCCTGCGGGCGATCGCCTTTCAAATTTTGTTTTTGCTGATGGCGATCGCCATTGAATCCCACGTCTTTGCCGTGCAGCTCACCCTGCCGCCCAAGCAGACCAACGGCATTTCGCCGCAGCAGTCGGTGCAAATTGCCGCAACGCTGAACCTGTTGACGGCGATCGCAGGATGGTTTGTGTTTTTCAGCGTCCAACCCCTGCTGTCGCCGCTGCTCAAGCAGCAGTTGCTGGGCTTTATTTTTTTTGACCAGTGGTCTGCCGATGCGGCGTTTCCTGCTATCCTGGCAGGTTTTCTGACGTTCTTTGCCAGCTTTGCGGTCAAGCTACTGGGGCTGTCGGCGCTGGAATGGCTCCTGCTCTCCCCTGCCGAATGGGCCGCCCTCCGAGAAGCCTCCAGTCCCCGCTACCGTTCGGGGCAAGGGCTGCTGCGAGACAAAGACCGCGATAAAAAACCCCCCACCAACCTATCCAATACCCTCTTGGCGGCAAACGCCTTCAGCTACACAGCAATTTTGGCAGTGCTATTTGCCCGCAGAATTGTGGATGAGGTAATTCTGCGGGTCGGCTGA
- the pgeF gene encoding peptidoglycan editing factor PgeF has translation MYDWQWRDWRGASYLTCSLLDGFDHGFFTRQFAPCGPEYLTPALKPEARPLRVKQVHGNRVLSAAEIWAEASAGLGAADESGWPPADGGVTDEALEAAWVCSADCVPALIADVSTGQVAAVHAGWRGTALEIVPVAIARLQERGSRLADLRVALGPAIAGAVYQVSTTVAAEVGATVLPEFAGRWRQDATLLDPQAPSSDVPDPAKPRLPDGVAEAILETLGSLPLSPLHPDPQPGRVRLDVRRVNQLQLLNLGLLPEQVAIAPYCTYQTPEHFFSYRRERRKQVQWSGIVSR, from the coding sequence ATGTACGACTGGCAATGGCGTGACTGGCGCGGCGCGTCTTACCTGACCTGTAGTTTGCTGGACGGGTTTGATCACGGTTTTTTTACCCGGCAGTTTGCGCCGTGTGGCCCAGAATACCTAACCCCGGCGCTGAAGCCGGAGGCACGGCCGCTGCGAGTAAAGCAGGTGCATGGCAATCGGGTGTTGAGCGCGGCAGAGATTTGGGCAGAAGCGTCCGCAGGTCTGGGCGCGGCAGATGAATCGGGCTGGCCGCCGGCCGATGGCGGCGTGACGGATGAAGCGCTGGAGGCGGCGTGGGTCTGTTCGGCAGACTGTGTGCCTGCGCTGATTGCGGATGTTTCGACGGGGCAGGTGGCGGCGGTTCATGCGGGCTGGCGGGGCACAGCGCTGGAGATTGTGCCCGTGGCGATCGCCCGGTTGCAGGAGCGGGGCAGTCGGTTAGCAGACCTGCGGGTGGCGCTGGGGCCGGCGATCGCCGGCGCGGTGTACCAGGTTTCGACGACCGTTGCCGCCGAAGTGGGCGCGACCGTATTGCCGGAATTTGCCGGACGATGGCGACAGGACGCTACCCTGCTCGACCCACAAGCACCGTCAAGCGATGTGCCCGATCCGGCTAAACCGCGACTGCCCGATGGCGTTGCTGAGGCCATTCTGGAAACGCTGGGGTCGCTGCCCCTTTCGCCGCTACATCCCGACCCACAGCCCGGCCGGGTGCGGCTGGACGTGCGCCGGGTCAACCAGTTGCAACTGCTGAATCTGGGTCTGCTGCCAGAGCAGGTGGCGATCGCCCCCTACTGCACCTATCAAACACCGGAGCATTTCTTCTCCTATCGGCGAGAGCGGCGCAAGCAGGTGCAGTGGTCGGGAATTGTGAGTCGGTAA